In the genome of Lathyrus oleraceus cultivar Zhongwan6 chromosome 4, CAAS_Psat_ZW6_1.0, whole genome shotgun sequence, the window CTTGTTTAATCAATACACAAAAActatttatttaaaatataaacaactgaataaaaataaaattgaaaaaattaaacaaaattaaaataaaagttaTATTATGATACAATTTAAAATCATTGAAATAGAAACATTAATCCCATAAAGCTAATAAggaataaataaaaaatatagaCAATAAAAAAGTTTGAAATAAGAAGAGAAAATAGTTACTCTAGTTGCAACAGTCTTGTGACGTTGTATCGGAGTTGGTCGGTGGAAGGTTGAGCGTCGACCAGAGTGGTTGTGGTATGGCAGAGTTAAGGCAAGGCGCGACGTTTAGGTTTGGTGGTCTCCAGAAAGATTCAGAGGTATGCAGTGAATGAGATTTGTGTGGGTTTTAAGATGATGAATGGTGTTTCAAAGAAGTGCAAGGTCTTGTAAGAAAGAGATGGAAATGAAGTGGAGTTTAATGGTGGAGCTTACAGTGGTCACGATGACTTAGGGAGGAGGTTGGTGAGATGTGGTGGTGAGGACGGCAAAAGGGACTCGCCAGAGGGAGTGAGGCGAAGTAGTGCTATGTTAGTTGAGGGAAGGAGAATAGAAAAGTGCATTTGTTTGAGAGGTTATGATCATGGGTGTAATGGGTTTGAGAAGGTTGGTGTGTTGAGTTGTTAGAGTGCAGAGGAATTTTTTTCTGATGTTTATGAGAAAGAGAGACAGTTTGTTTGAGATTTTGTGAGAGAGGGTTGGGTATTCACATTTACGCGAGAGAGAATGAGATTTTTTGTAAGGCTTCATTTGGTTTTCATATATCCCCAAAAACATTTTTTCTGATGTGAGGAAAAATATCTACTCTCCCTTCATCTAGAGCTATCAAAATGGATTAGCCCATATGAGCTGGGCGACTCGGCACAAAAAATCATAGGGCTTGAGCCTTAAAATTATAGCCCATATTTTTAGGGGGTTTTTAGCTCATCCCTAAAAAGCCTGGTGCCCATTAGGTCTAGTCCATATGGGCTGTTGGTAGCCAATTAGGTCCACATAactataaattttaaaaaatacatTAATACTCATATTGTCTTACTTCAAAATAACACATTGATTTTTCTCACGTCACTAAATTTGTTATCTATTTTATTCAATACTTCTCTTTTAAATCTTATACATTAATATAATCAATACTCTTTTCTCATATTCTATTAATTTCTTTTATGTTAAATATTCGAGTATTATTTTATAGAATTAGACATGTgttatatttaaaaatatattgTAGTATTTATAAAAGATAATATAGTATTTAAAAATGTATTatgtttaaaataatataatttttaatttcatttataataaatattatgaggtttttattttaaataaataaatatatatatatatatatatatatatatatatacaaaaaaaaattattttagtGCCTTGTGAGTGAAAACTATTTGTGATGAAAGAGCCGTAGTGGTGTCAtgccatttttttttatatattttcaAAAGTGTGATACTACTGAAGAATAGAGTTTGATTATTGAGATAAATCATTTGAAACCTTTGTTTAGTTATAGAACTCAGTCTGAAAAAGTTCTGTTTGGTTATTGAGATTAACCTGTATAATCTCTTCTTGGTTCGCGAGTTCATCTATGGAAAAAATCACTTTAGTTTGGGGATATGTCAGTGTAAAATCTCTTGATCCAATTGGATCAAAGGTTTGTGGAGATAACCGGTAAAACATCAATTCTATAGTTAAAACTCAAGAAGATCTCTTGGGGACAGGAGTAGGCCAATATTCATCCGGACTTGGATAATCCGTTGGTGTCATCTCTCAAACTCTTATCTTTTCATCTCTACTATTTACTTAACTACTTTTACTTTCCGCTGCTTTTTATTATAATCTTAAAAAAGACTAACACAATTTTGTTCTTATGTAACAAAAACTTCTAAATTAATCGCGAATTTTGAATACTACAATTAactcccccccccccctctcttTTTCTTGAAGTCCCTTGTCCACAAGTGGCATAAGAGCCTAACGCTTGTTAAAGACTAATCATCCTAGAAGAAAAAACGAATTCAAGTTATTCACTAAACAAACCCCCATCCTTTAATTAAGAAGTGTATAGTTTGTGGAAAGATAAAATATAGTTTTTCATAGAAGAGATGGATTGTGTTATTTGGAAGGCTTTGAAGGAAAGTAAATTTGTTCCTACACACAAAGTTGATGTTGTTGTAGTAAAACAAACTGAAAAGGATTAGACCAAATATGATAAAGAAAATATGTATCATAGTTTTTATCACTACCACTCTCGGTCTTCATGACTTTTTATAAGTTTCTCACCGTGAGACTGCAAAGGAAATATGGGACATCCTCCAAATTATCCATGAAGGAACTATTGAGGTAAAAAGGGCAAGGTTGAGCACATTAACTCACGTATGAACTTTTCATAATGAAACTTGAAGAGAACATAAGTCAAATGCAAACATGGCTTACACATATCTTGAGTTATATGAGAACTCTAAGAAAAACATTTTCAAATAAGGAATTAGTTGTCTAAACTCTTAGATTCCAAACCGTAGTTGGCAACCTAAAGTCACTATAATTTGTGAGTCTAGGGATTTAGCAATCatggacacacacacacacacacacacacacacacacacttttTTGTTGTAAATTACAGGAACATGAGATGGATCTAAAAAGACTTGATGATGACTAAGAAGGTGACAACAAGAAGAGTAAAAATATTGCACTAAAAACTACTAACTTTAAAGATATGAAATCAGTCAAAACAAGATTAATAAATACATATAACTCGTGTTTCAAAAATTCAAGGAGTTTCTAATGCATGAAGAACAAATTTTAAATTTCCATTAGCAAAATGAAGAAAGAGCCTATCTCATTCCACATGTCACCAATGTAGAAAATAAGGGCACATAAGACTAAATTGTCCTCAAAATCAGGGAAACCACAAAGAGAAGCTAATAAAGCCTACATATCTTGGTATGACAATGATGTGGAATCCTCTGACAAGGAAGAAGGAAACATGTGTCTcatgaaaaatcataaaaaaataaattataacaAATTGTCTCTACCTCCAAAGACACTACTTCTTCCCTCAAATTGAAAAAATAAGAACTTATTGGAAGAAATAGAAAATCTTAAAGAGACACAAGATGATCTAATTCAAAACTCCTCATCTTTTAACGAAGTCTTAGATGAATCTCTCAATGTGatgttttgaaaaataaaatatatgttCTCAAAACACACTTGATAAAATCCACTAAAGGAAAAGATAAGTTAAATATTTTATTAAGTTATCAAAGAAAGTCTTACAATAAGGTTGATATTGGTTATGAACCTAAGAACAAAAGTATAAGTTTTAGAAATGTTTGCAATGCTCCACCATCTAAATGTAAAACCCCAAAATCTAATTACTATAATAAAGTTAAGGGATTTAAAAAGggtttttcaatttttttatccTCTTAGGGAAACAATCCCGATAAATGGATCTTGATTAAATTATTAATCACAAATCAAACTCACCAAAATAAGGGTTCAATAATTACCTCTTGAAGCGTGTTTTATCTTTGATCAAGAAAGATGAAAGATATCGACGTTTCTACGTAATCCACGCAAGTGCAAAGTGGAAGGCAGTGCTAGCCATTTTTAGAAAATGGAAAAAATTGACAATTAGGATTGCAAGGGAAAGAGCTTCTCTTTATAGAAAGTCACTAAAACCATATTGTTCTCATTTTGAATTTTTCTAAAATAAGTTCAatcttatttaattaaattattttaattaaataaatattatttatatttaattaaattattttaataaaataaaataaaatattaattaaatttaatcATATTAATTTAATAATCGGTCAAttctcatttatttaattaaatcacCGTGTTTGTTAAAGAATCAAATAGTTCTCATCTAAAAGAGTCTCACATTGGTATTGCTATTGTTAGAGTTACACACATGATTTATATTGCTTATTTAaatcaatattttaaaaatcGGATCGGAGATCGAACCGGTGAAACTTGCGGTTTAATGTTTAATTTGTTCAACCGATTAAACCTACGGTCAAaccgtttattaaataaactaataatatgAAACCAAATTTTATAGATATGTCACACATCATCATACGTTCACgacttaataaaataaatatttcaaaaatataTTACAAAGTCAATACAACAATATCGATAATATTTATAATAACATAATATAGTTATACACTTTTTTTCAACattcatttaaaaataatttGACCAAATTAAAGATTTATAATAAAATAAGTTAAATTAATTCAAACCAAtattaaaataatagaatataaTAAGTAACATAAAGTTTAAATAATTAAGAATaactaaattaaataagatataatactaaaaataaataatacattatgcttcattaaacaaaaaaaatgaatttgAGTTGAACTACGACAAATAAGTCTTAATTGACAACAAAAAAACAATATTGATTTGAACGACAATCAATATCATGTTGGATATCACTATGTTTAAAAGAGACGACGTGATGATGATGGAGTGTGattgaaagaaaaactataatGGAGTGACAAAATTTAGAAGTTTGTATGGTTATAAAAAAAACATGGAATTCTTTTTTGTGATTGCGGAATGTATATTAAGTTTTGATATTCACAtattaaactttttttaaaaatataaaaaatggTTAATTTAAAGATTTTTTTTGAACCGGACGGTTTTACAAAACTGGCTCCGATTATTTGGTGCGAATGGTTTTGGATGGTTCAATCTGGTTTTTTCGGTTTTACTTCAATTTTAATCCACTAACAATTTTGAAAAGTTGACACAACAAAATTCATCTCCAATTCTAAATCCAACCGATTGAACCGACCGATTCGATTCAATTCTTAAAACATTGATTTAAACAACAGAAAGTATCTACTTGTGAGTTGAAAAGAAGTTTAAGTATAATAGACTTAAAACTCAAACAATTAGATTACTTTTAAAATTTTGTATTAATTAATAActaatttcaaaaaaaaattaacaatttatttatttaaaaaaatattaattaatagATAATCATAAAGATAATTTTCAACTCATCAAAATATTGAAATACCAAAAATTAGTTtttaaaataagaaactaaaaattaaaaaatattaaatagaAGAACAAAAGTGAATTTAAACTTATTTTTATATATGAGATTTTTTTTTGTATTGTGAATGCTAAAATAACTCTCTGGTTAATTAATGATTAGAACTTGGGTTTTTACTAGAATGATTATGAAAACTTTGAAAATTGGCCTTGACGTGGGACCTTATTTTCAGGCCTCTCAAATCTtctgaaaataaaaattattcTAATAAGAGGTGAGTGCTAATAAGTTTCTGATCCTAAATTCTCAATTAGGGTTCATTAATCTTTGTTTAAATTCCTCGAAACCAAATCCAAAGAGGTGAAGTAGTTTATTCAGTTCTTTGATTGATCTTCGCAGTAATGGCAAAAGCTTGCAAATCGCAAGAAGAAGTTGCGATTGAAGCAATCAATCATGCTTCGAAAGCTCTTCGGAAACGCCATTTGCTCGAAGAAGCCGCTCATGCTCCTGCTATTCTCGCACTATCTAGACCCATCGTTATCCAGGTACCTTTTCGTAACAAAATTCATGTTAATTTTTTAGGgattatcatcatcatcatcatcttaTTTATTAATCACAATGAAAATTCCATTTTTTTTGTTTCCCTTATTGCGGGGTTATGAACAATTTTACCTATTTTCGACTCTGCATAGTTATTGGCTCTTGATAATATCATATTTCTGAATGCTGTTTGATATGGGTATTAATTTTGTTGTTTGGATGTGTTACAATTGGAAAGTTTTTTTTTTGGTTTAATTAAGTATTGTATTTATGTTCTTGAAGGGCTCTGAGTGGAAAGAGAAAACAGAGAACTTGGAATTGGAACTTCAACAATGCTATAAAGCTCAATCTCGGTTGTCTGAGCAACTTGTTATGGAAGTAGCTGATTCGAGAGTTTCAAAAGCTTTGGTTCAAGAGAAAGAAACTGCGATTGCTGATATGCAGAAGGAGTTAACAGAATTGAGGTTGCTTGGTGTTTCTTCTTTGTTGTAACTTGTAAAGCCACtaatgtttatttattttttaggTTTTTGAGGAATGATTGTGGCTTGAATTAATGGCACAAATTGTAGGGATGAATGCGCTCAATTAAAGACGGATTTGGAACAAAAGATTCAAGAAGTAGTGTTAGTTGTGAGTGAGAATTCACAACTTAAATCACAACTGAAGGAGATGACTACTACGGCCAATAAAGCTGAAGCTGAAAATAAGATGCTGATTGACCGCTGGATGTTAGAAAAAATGAAGGATGCTGAACGCATAAATGAGGTATATACCATCTCATATTCTCATTCACTATACAAGTTTTGGCTTTGACAAGTTGTGAAATCTCGACGAAAATATTCTTTCAGAGAAAGTTTTCAATCATCACTTAAAGGAGAAGAAAAGTTGAAATGATTTTACAATCTGTACCCCGATTTTTTCAGAAGGTTCCTTATTTAACTTTTGCACAAACACCTATAAACTTATAAGTTATAAGAGCTTTTTCTCAAGTAAATAATTAAAATTTGAAATAGTTATCTTATTTGAGAAGCTCCTACAACAAGCTAGAAAGTAATATAAACTGAGCTTTTATGGATATTAGAACTAAGTTTTGTCTGCCAGTGGCAAATGTCATTTACCTGCTCAGCAATTAAACCCTAAACCTTGGATTTGCATGTGCTTTTGAACATCTTTTATATTTTGAAATTTGAATCTTACAAGTTGGTGGGTTTTTATTCAAAAGTTAAAGTGCATAATAGACTTAAATCAATTTGATAGTTACATTAGTATTCCTCATAAGACAGATTTGTTGCATATAACTAATGATTCAGTTTATATTCTTTAGGCAAATGCACTGTATGAAGACATGGTTCAGCGGCTAAGAGCTAGTGGTTTAGAACAACTTGCAAGGGAACAGGTAGATGGAATTGTTCGGCGAAGTGAAGAAGGTGCTGACTTCTTTTCAGAGTCGGACATCCCTTCCATGTGCAAATACAGGCTAAATGCACATGAAGGAGGTTGCGCTTCCTTACTGTTTGAGTACAATTCTAGTAGATTGATTACCGGAGGACAGGACCGTTCAGTTAAAGTGTGGGATACAAATACAGGATCCGTAAGTTCCAATCTTCATGGCTGCCTTGGCTCAGTATTGGATCTTGCTATCACACATGATAATCGATCTGTTATTGCTGCAAGCAGCTCAAACAACTTGTATGTATGGGACCTGAACTCAGGCCGGGTCCGTCATACCCTTACTGGACACTCAGATAAAGTTTGCGCTGTTGATGTCAGCAAGGTTTCAAGTCGTCATGTTGTCAGTGCAGGTTATGACCGAACAATAAAAGTTTGGGACTTGATGAAAGGTTACTGCACAAATACAATCATGTTTCACAGCAACTGCAACGCTCTTTGCTTCAGCACAGATGGGCAGACCATATTCTCCGGACACGTTGACGGTAATCTCCGTTTATGGGACATTCAGTCCGGAAAGCTACTAAGCGAGGTTGCTGCGCATTCGCTTGCCGTCACATCAATATCCCTATCTCGAAACGGAAATATTGCATTGACAAGTGGAAGGGATAACTTGCACAATTTGTTTGATGTTCGAACGCTGGAAGTTTGCGGCACATTAAGAGCTTCCGGAAACAAAGTGGCTTCCAATTGGAGTCGATCGTGTATCAGCCCAGACAACAATCACGTTGCTGCTGGGTCTGCTGACGGATCTGTTCATATATGGTCAATATCTAAAGGTGACATAGTGAGTACTCTAAAGGAGCATACTTCTTCTGTTCTCTGTTCGAGTTGGAGTGGAATGGGAAAACCCTTAGCTTCAGCTGACAGGAATGGGATTGTTTCCATCTGGTCATAATCGAGGCGCGGTAAAACTCAACTATACGGTTTTTAAATTAGCTGGCTGAATTTTATTGAACTGTTTCATGTTTATACACGACAACACCATTCAAATTTTTAATATGATGTATATAATTATATTAACTCTTGACAAGGTACTTTTATTTAGACTAGTCTTTCTCAATATCTGAAGGGAAGCATGAATGACACTAATGTGCAATGAATTGTTTAACTTAAAAACAGTAGCCAAGTGATTGATTAATAAATCACCAGGTCCTGTTACTTGTTATTATTACAAGTTGTCACATATAGTTTCATCCATGTAAACCAGTACACACTTATTTGATTTTGCATGGTATTTTGTTGAACTGTAACCTTTTGCATACACCTCTGGTATCTCTGTTGGGAACTAAAACATCGCCATGGGTAGATACGGAAAGTAATACTAATATCTATCCGTTGATTTTACATTTTTCGGTTAGATTCTCTCTTAAATCAGTAAGAatccaaaattattttattcgAGTTTATCCgattttatttaattatgaaaaAATTAACTCTTCTTTTATGAAATAGTTTTAACttttaaaaacttttttttttgtttttattaaatgAAAATGTAATTTATTTAATTATACAAGTTTATGAATATAACATTATATctaaattaaaattttaaaatgtTGATGCATTTATAATATATAATAGGGAAATGCTAAGAAATGTTCCAGGGATTGAGACACTCTTTAAGGTCATAAAATAATCAGTTTctttttttggaatttttaaaAAGTGTTTTCGAAAAATTCGTTAACAagatttttttaataatattttattcTGGTAAACTTGTATAACTAGAATCGAATTTGCAAGTAGATTTCATAAGACCCCTTTTAATAACATTTTATTGTGGTAAACTTGTATAGTTAGAGTCGAATTTGCAgaattttttactcaaatatttcatattttaaaaaaaaaattctaaaataatttaatttttaaataaattttcAATCTATCCCAATTTCAAAAAAATTTTTTTTAAGGCATAGGCCCTAGACCAATAGGCGCATATCCTTAATTATTAAGAGGGGACGCTAATTGAACTGACAACCGTACATGGTATTGCCAATCTAATTGACGCCCATGTGTATAAAGTGAGAGGAGCCGTCAATTGGTCTGACGCCCCCGTGTAATGtgcaattttttttataaatagaggtgttgtgtgattcCTTTTTCCATATCTCTTTTCgtcatattgcaaacatgtttggtgtttGTCATCGCTATGaaaaagtgatttattcgagagacaagcctctgatgttgatgctcttctggaacatctgTCATTTCGATCAACTAAAGAGGGAGatggttcgttggttagatgcaaaaataccagaagggaaaaaattagaagtattgagagactcaATAGTATATTTGTTTGAGTGCGAGTAAAAAGTGATAAGAATGCTAGAGAAATGATGTTTGGAccaaatgacatcagtttgattgttgtaatcagttagtTGTTTTTAAATATTGTGGTTAAGTATTTTCATCTGTATTCGATATTTGTtttttgtgttgtttatttagaCTTGTTCTGTTTTAAGTGTACTTATGTtggagtgatgtttgttgttaaccttgttgtaacaaaaagttaatgttatataaaaatccaaggttacaaaaattgaaaggagtACTAAAATTATGATGCAGAGGTTGCTCCTAGATTGAGACATTTGTTCTTATTGTGTTCGGGTTGACGACACAATAAAATTCTAAAGTTCTGTCTGGCGTAAatgctggcaatgtctccataattgcaatAGTTTCTGGTGCGCATGTTTtaagtgcccataaaaaccgtgataattctttgtatgaatcctctcAGTTGTCGAATATCTGTTCAACAATCTTTGTCCTTGCAAACCACACTTTattgtaagatggagtataattatatcttttgacaatatgagatattattatactcaccttcactgatgggtctttgttaacaagcggaaaaatgtcttgacatatcaattcAACGCTTAATTGACGGTGATCTTGTACAAGATTACtggcaatgcaactgtgaggtgggtctatagaagctatctcccaagaATCGCTTCTCTTCTTGTGAGACGCAATCAACCAAAACTTGCAAAGGATGTTACGATATTCGATGACATAACTTCtcgaatcagtgcgtttcacGGTGAAATCAGCagttattcatgtgaaattttttgatagctcgcacatATTCTTCTTTAGTGCGGAACATGTCTCCCACTTTTAACTCACCCTCTGATCGTGGATAAGAGTTATAAAAAACATTATTGGATGTTTCGTCTTCATGGAGATCCATCTTTGTCGTATGTTGAGGCGGATTatatacatgacttggaggtaatggcGCTGGATGATCGtcatcttcaatgttgttgtCTAATATATGATTGACCTGCGTCTCggtttcttcttcttcttcatcaacgacgttgacttctgcttctgcttctagGTCGGCCTCATCTGAGTTTTctgaatcaaattcatcagattcagCTTTATTAGTTATCTGAGATTGCTGAGATGGTATACTTTGTTGAAGAAtaatatataactcaatagagttgcaaccagaatgttcgtgactaacaaacgtatattcaacatcttcatcgtctcgtacctt includes:
- the LOC127074008 gene encoding autophagy-related protein 16 encodes the protein MAKACKSQEEVAIEAINHASKALRKRHLLEEAAHAPAILALSRPIVIQGSEWKEKTENLELELQQCYKAQSRLSEQLVMEVADSRVSKALVQEKETAIADMQKELTELRDECAQLKTDLEQKIQEVVLVVSENSQLKSQLKEMTTTANKAEAENKMLIDRWMLEKMKDAERINEANALYEDMVQRLRASGLEQLAREQVDGIVRRSEEGADFFSESDIPSMCKYRLNAHEGGCASLLFEYNSSRLITGGQDRSVKVWDTNTGSVSSNLHGCLGSVLDLAITHDNRSVIAASSSNNLYVWDLNSGRVRHTLTGHSDKVCAVDVSKVSSRHVVSAGYDRTIKVWDLMKGYCTNTIMFHSNCNALCFSTDGQTIFSGHVDGNLRLWDIQSGKLLSEVAAHSLAVTSISLSRNGNIALTSGRDNLHNLFDVRTLEVCGTLRASGNKVASNWSRSCISPDNNHVAAGSADGSVHIWSISKGDIVSTLKEHTSSVLCSSWSGMGKPLASADRNGIVSIWS